One region of Jatrophihabitans cynanchi genomic DNA includes:
- a CDS encoding TerD family protein, producing the protein MAVMKRGANVALTREVPGLTGVVIGMAWNAGAETALSDNLVSAALLCDASNRALSEKHFVFFNQLASPDLSVTDLERAVGEDQDQIEIDLNAVPANVDRIVVVLYVNDGPAQRRTLGQLKSCVVRVLNLADNGELVRSEDLAPALSSETAIALGEVYRHEGGWKFKVLGQGYSRGVGGILADYGLTV; encoded by the coding sequence ATGGCTGTCATGAAGCGCGGGGCGAACGTCGCCCTGACCCGCGAGGTGCCCGGACTGACCGGCGTCGTGATCGGGATGGCCTGGAACGCGGGGGCGGAGACGGCACTGTCCGACAACCTGGTTTCCGCCGCGCTGCTGTGCGACGCGAGCAACCGGGCGCTGTCGGAGAAGCACTTCGTGTTCTTCAACCAGCTCGCCTCCCCGGACCTCTCGGTCACCGACCTGGAACGGGCGGTGGGGGAGGATCAGGACCAGATCGAGATCGACCTGAACGCCGTGCCCGCGAACGTCGATCGGATCGTCGTGGTGCTGTACGTCAATGACGGACCGGCTCAGCGGCGCACCCTGGGGCAGTTGAAGTCGTGCGTGGTGCGGGTGCTGAACCTGGCCGACAACGGCGAGCTGGTCCGCTCCGAGGATCTGGCGCCGGCGCTGTCGAGCGAGACCGCGATCGCGCTGGGCGAGGTGTACCGGCACGAGGGCGGCTGGAAGTTCAAGGTGCTCGGGCAGGGCTACTCGCGCGGGGTGGGCGGGATCCTTGCCGACTACGGGCTCACGGTCTGA
- a CDS encoding toxic anion resistance protein, which yields MSELDLGTVATPAAAAPAPAATGNALVLAPPAPVAVVQEEQAAGAIPVDDAKKTELAAKAAAFANELASLDTRSPQFAQKVTAITSMGDKDMRAVASVSNRMLDRPAAVVKASKGGGGGDAQTRVANTLVDLRATVTELDPNRADLSGVKKVLKWLPGGDKIQRYFAKYESAQTHLNAIIKSLDSGQDDLRKDNAAIETEKANMWTLMGKLSEYNQLASALDEAITQKVAELEAAGKTDDANTLKSDALFAIRQRRQDIMTQMAVSVQGYMALDLVRKNNVELIKGVDRAQTTTVAALRTAVIVSQALARQKLVLDQISALNATTSNLIESTSNQLRIQGAEINQQASSSTIEIAKLQAAFDNVFQTMDALDTFRAQAVDSMAQTVTALEGQIERAKPYLERTRRGEGADQTQIGS from the coding sequence ATGTCCGAACTGGACCTCGGTACGGTGGCCACCCCGGCCGCCGCAGCACCAGCACCCGCGGCGACCGGCAACGCGCTGGTGCTCGCGCCGCCGGCCCCGGTGGCCGTGGTGCAGGAGGAGCAGGCCGCCGGCGCGATTCCGGTCGACGACGCGAAGAAGACCGAGCTGGCGGCCAAGGCCGCGGCGTTCGCGAACGAGCTCGCCTCGCTGGACACCCGCTCGCCGCAGTTCGCGCAGAAGGTCACCGCGATCACCTCGATGGGTGACAAGGACATGCGCGCGGTCGCCAGCGTGTCCAACCGGATGCTCGACCGCCCGGCGGCGGTGGTCAAGGCGAGCAAGGGCGGCGGCGGGGGCGACGCGCAGACACGCGTCGCGAACACGCTCGTCGACCTGCGCGCGACGGTCACCGAGCTGGACCCGAACCGCGCGGACCTGTCCGGTGTCAAGAAGGTCCTCAAGTGGCTGCCCGGCGGTGACAAGATCCAGCGCTACTTCGCCAAGTACGAGTCGGCGCAGACGCACCTCAACGCGATCATCAAGTCGCTCGACTCGGGCCAGGACGACCTGCGCAAGGACAACGCGGCCATCGAGACCGAGAAGGCCAACATGTGGACCCTGATGGGCAAGCTGAGCGAGTACAACCAGCTCGCGAGCGCGCTCGACGAGGCCATCACGCAGAAGGTCGCCGAGCTCGAGGCAGCCGGCAAGACCGACGACGCCAACACGCTCAAGTCGGACGCGCTGTTCGCGATCCGCCAGCGGCGGCAGGACATCATGACCCAGATGGCCGTGTCCGTGCAGGGCTACATGGCACTCGACCTGGTGCGCAAGAACAACGTCGAGCTGATCAAGGGCGTCGACCGTGCCCAGACCACCACGGTCGCGGCGTTGCGCACTGCCGTGATCGTGTCGCAGGCGCTGGCGCGGCAGAAGCTGGTGCTCGACCAGATCAGCGCGCTGAACGCGACCACGTCCAACCTGATCGAGTCGACGTCGAACCAGCTGCGCATCCAGGGGGCGGAGATCAACCAGCAGGCCTCGAGCAGCACGATCGAGATCGCCAAGCTGCAGGCCGCGTTCGACAACGTGTTCCAGACGATGGACGCCCTGGACACCTTCCGGGCCCAGGCGGTCGACTCGATGGCGCAGACGGTCACCGCGCTGGAGGGTCAGATCGAGCGCGCCAAGCCGTACCTGGAGCGCACCCGGCGCGGTGAGGGTGCCGACCAGACTCAGATCGGTTCCTGA
- a CDS encoding TerD family protein yields MGIDYTKRPAQPAAPESAPAAAPVSLSKVTLTKAAPSVSLTKQGSAGGTLRVNLNWNARPEGGGGLFRKAKPLDLDLGCLYEFADGTKGVVQALGNAFTAAPRGVNQRVIWLDADDRSGRSEGGENLFVDLAFAGQIKRILVFALIYEGAANWAAADGVVTLFPATGPQIEVRLDDPRDGARICGVAMLESTGGDLAVRREVNYINGGQRLLDEAYGWGMNWTAGRK; encoded by the coding sequence ATGGGAATCGACTACACCAAGCGCCCGGCGCAGCCCGCCGCGCCCGAATCCGCACCAGCCGCCGCCCCGGTGTCCCTGTCCAAGGTGACGCTGACCAAGGCCGCGCCGTCGGTGTCGCTGACCAAGCAGGGTTCGGCCGGCGGCACGCTGCGGGTGAACCTGAACTGGAACGCCCGCCCCGAAGGCGGTGGTGGCCTGTTCCGCAAGGCCAAGCCGCTCGACCTGGACCTGGGCTGCCTGTACGAGTTCGCCGACGGGACCAAGGGTGTCGTGCAGGCGCTCGGCAATGCGTTCACGGCCGCACCGCGCGGGGTGAACCAGCGGGTCATCTGGCTGGACGCCGACGACCGGTCCGGCCGTAGCGAGGGCGGCGAGAACCTGTTCGTCGACCTGGCGTTCGCCGGCCAGATCAAGCGGATCCTGGTGTTCGCGCTGATCTACGAGGGCGCCGCCAACTGGGCCGCCGCCGACGGCGTGGTCACCCTCTTCCCGGCAACCGGCCCGCAGATCGAGGTGCGCCTGGACGATCCGCGCGACGGCGCGCGCATCTGCGGGGTGGCGATGCTGGAGAGCACCGGCGGCGACCTGGCCGTGCGCCGCGAGGTGAACTACATCAACGGCGGCCAGCGGCTGCTGGACGAGGCCTACGGGTGGGGCATGAACTGGACGGCGGGGCGCAAGTAG
- a CDS encoding DUF475 domain-containing protein, which translates to MFVRTFGASIGVAVVGLVLGWLYGGGTGLALTAILAILEVSLSFDNAVVNATILVRMSPFWQKIFLTVGVAIAVFGMRLVFPLVIVAITAKLNPVEAIRLALEKGDPNDKGTYGYLLHQAHPSIAAFGGMFLLMLFLDFVLEERELTWLSWIERPLARIGKLDQLSVVIALGALALAAYTLGDTADTANHHRISTVLVAGVLGICTYLLVNGLGELFHTDEDALEEEGGHVHIAAGGKRVVQAVGKAAFFLFLYLEVLDASFSFDGVVGAFAITSDPIIIAIGLGVGAMFIRSLTVFLVRKGTLSEYEYLEHGALWAIGALAVILLVTIEYEVPEVVTGLIGVGFIAAAFLSSIVRNKRSEQSEDSEREPAAV; encoded by the coding sequence ATGTTCGTACGCACCTTCGGGGCGTCCATCGGGGTTGCGGTCGTCGGCCTCGTCCTCGGCTGGCTCTACGGCGGCGGCACCGGCCTGGCCCTGACCGCGATCCTGGCGATCCTCGAGGTGTCGCTGTCGTTCGACAACGCGGTCGTGAACGCCACCATCTTGGTGCGGATGAGCCCGTTCTGGCAGAAGATCTTCCTGACCGTCGGCGTCGCCATCGCGGTCTTCGGCATGCGCCTGGTCTTCCCGCTGGTCATCGTCGCGATCACCGCCAAGCTCAACCCGGTCGAGGCGATCCGGCTCGCGCTGGAGAAGGGCGACCCGAACGACAAGGGGACCTACGGGTACCTGCTGCACCAGGCGCACCCGTCCATCGCGGCGTTCGGCGGCATGTTCTTGCTGATGCTGTTCCTGGACTTCGTGCTCGAGGAGCGCGAGCTCACCTGGCTGAGCTGGATCGAGCGGCCGCTGGCGCGCATCGGCAAGCTCGACCAGTTGTCCGTGGTGATCGCCCTCGGCGCGCTCGCGCTCGCCGCGTACACGCTCGGTGACACCGCTGACACCGCGAACCACCACCGGATCTCGACCGTGCTGGTCGCCGGCGTGCTCGGGATCTGCACCTACCTGCTGGTGAACGGCCTGGGTGAGCTGTTCCACACCGACGAGGACGCGCTGGAGGAGGAGGGCGGCCACGTCCACATAGCGGCCGGCGGGAAGCGCGTCGTGCAGGCGGTCGGCAAGGCGGCCTTCTTCCTGTTCCTGTACCTGGAGGTGCTGGACGCCTCGTTCAGCTTCGACGGCGTCGTCGGCGCTTTCGCCATCACGTCCGACCCGATCATCATCGCGATCGGCCTCGGTGTGGGCGCGATGTTCATCCGGTCGCTGACCGTGTTCCTGGTGCGCAAGGGGACGCTCAGCGAGTACGAGTACCTCGAGCACGGCGCGCTGTGGGCCATCGGCGCGCTCGCGGTGATCCTGCTCGTGACCATCGAGTACGAGGTGCCCGAGGTGGTCACCGGACTGATCGGGGTGGGCTTCATCGCCGCCGCGTTCCTGTCCTCGATCGTGCGGAACAAGCGTTCGGAGCAGAGCGAGGACAGCGAGCGGGAACCAGCAGCCGTCTGA
- a CDS encoding TerD family protein, with protein MGVSLSKGGNVSLTKEAPGLTAVLVGLGWDARTTSGQDFDLDASALMIGTSGKILSDSHFVFFNNLTSPDGSVEHTGDNLTGEGEGDDEVIKVNLAAVPAECDKLVFTVSIYDAEARGQSFGQVRNAYIRIVNQAGGAEIARYDLSEDASTETAMLFGEVYRNGAEWKFRAVGQGYTSGLSGIARDFGVNVG; from the coding sequence ATGGGCGTCAGCCTCAGCAAGGGCGGAAACGTTTCGCTGACCAAGGAGGCCCCTGGCCTGACCGCGGTCCTGGTCGGCCTCGGATGGGATGCGCGCACCACGTCCGGCCAGGACTTCGATCTGGACGCGAGCGCGCTGATGATCGGGACTTCGGGAAAGATCCTCTCCGACTCGCACTTCGTCTTCTTCAACAACCTGACCAGCCCGGACGGGTCGGTCGAGCACACCGGCGACAACCTGACCGGTGAGGGCGAGGGCGACGACGAGGTCATCAAGGTGAACCTGGCGGCGGTCCCCGCCGAGTGTGACAAGCTCGTGTTCACGGTGTCGATCTATGACGCCGAGGCGCGCGGTCAGTCCTTCGGTCAGGTGCGCAACGCCTACATCCGCATCGTCAACCAGGCCGGCGGCGCCGAGATCGCGCGCTACGACCTGTCCGAGGACGCGTCCACCGAGACCGCGATGCTGTTCGGCGAGGTGTACCGCAACGGCGCCGAGTGGAAGTTCCGCGCGGTCGGCCAGGGCTACACCAGTGGCCTGTCCGGCATCGCGCGCGACTTCGGCGTCAACGTCGGCTGA
- a CDS encoding TerD family protein: protein MSISLVKGGNISLTKEAPGLQAVVVGLGWDARTTDGQQFDLDASAIVCNAAGTALSPGHFVFFNNLTSPDGAVRHTGDNLTGEGAGDDEQVQVNLAGLPAEADKVVFPVSIYDADTAGQSFGQVRNAFIRVMNAADSTELARYDLSEDASTETAMIFGELYRNGADWKFRAVGQGYSSGLAGIARDFGLNV from the coding sequence GTGAGCATCAGTCTCGTCAAGGGCGGCAACATCTCGCTGACCAAGGAGGCGCCCGGCCTGCAGGCCGTGGTGGTCGGCCTGGGGTGGGACGCGCGCACGACCGACGGGCAGCAGTTCGACCTGGACGCCAGCGCGATCGTCTGCAACGCCGCCGGCACCGCGCTCTCGCCCGGGCACTTCGTCTTCTTCAACAACCTGACCAGCCCGGACGGCGCCGTGCGGCACACCGGTGACAACCTGACCGGCGAGGGGGCCGGCGACGACGAGCAGGTCCAGGTGAACCTGGCCGGCCTGCCCGCCGAGGCGGACAAGGTGGTGTTCCCCGTCTCGATCTACGACGCGGACACCGCCGGGCAGAGCTTCGGCCAGGTGCGCAACGCCTTCATCCGGGTGATGAACGCCGCGGACAGCACCGAGCTGGCCCGCTACGACCTGTCCGAGGACGCCTCCACCGAGACCGCGATGATCTTCGGCGAGTTGTACCGCAACGGGGCGGACTGGAAGTTCCGCGCGGTGGGGCAGGGCTACAGCTCGGGTCTGGCCGGCATCGCGCGCGACTTCGGGCTGAACGTCTGA
- a CDS encoding ATP-grasp domain-containing protein, which produces MLRIWFNRTYATNSHVIAMLRANPGGRAVHVIGTHPDPDSPVLAACDQWAIEPELAAGEYVGWALQFAREHGVDLLIPRLHMAELAEARAEFAAAGTRLLCADAPAVRLFADKVAAYRAAAGDGLPVPPYRVVRDSAGLRAAHAEFAKIADWVCMKPTSGVGGNGYRRLTTAPPSLADFAGEVSSRVQLEDVCRALDTAEADANPCHELMVMPYLDGPEISVDVAATAEGEPLAAIGRGRSRRRRLIVDDVPAREIAQQLTRTHRVSYLSNTQVRYWQGPDDPAPRAYLLELNTRISGGLFQTALAGVNLPWAAVRLALGEDVEPLRPRFGAGFTTVAALVALP; this is translated from the coding sequence TTGCTGCGCATCTGGTTCAACCGCACCTATGCGACGAACAGCCACGTGATCGCGATGCTGCGCGCCAATCCCGGCGGCCGCGCGGTGCACGTGATCGGCACCCATCCCGACCCGGATTCGCCGGTGCTGGCGGCCTGTGACCAGTGGGCGATCGAGCCGGAACTCGCGGCAGGTGAGTACGTGGGCTGGGCGCTGCAGTTCGCCCGCGAGCACGGCGTCGATCTGCTGATCCCGCGGCTGCACATGGCCGAACTCGCCGAAGCACGCGCCGAGTTCGCCGCGGCGGGCACCCGGCTGCTGTGCGCGGACGCGCCGGCCGTCCGGCTGTTCGCGGACAAGGTGGCCGCCTACCGGGCGGCGGCCGGCGACGGGCTGCCCGTGCCGCCGTATCGGGTCGTGCGCGACTCGGCCGGGTTGCGCGCCGCGCACGCCGAGTTCGCGAAGATCGCCGACTGGGTGTGCATGAAGCCGACGAGCGGCGTGGGCGGCAACGGCTACCGGCGGCTCACCACGGCGCCGCCGTCGCTGGCCGACTTCGCCGGCGAGGTCAGCTCGCGGGTCCAGCTCGAGGACGTGTGCCGCGCCCTCGACACGGCCGAAGCCGACGCCAACCCGTGCCACGAGCTGATGGTGATGCCGTACCTGGACGGGCCGGAGATCAGCGTCGACGTCGCGGCCACCGCCGAGGGTGAGCCGCTGGCAGCGATCGGTCGCGGCCGCTCGCGGCGCCGGCGGCTGATCGTCGACGACGTCCCCGCCCGCGAGATCGCGCAGCAGTTGACCCGCACGCACCGGGTCAGCTACCTGTCCAACACCCAGGTGCGCTACTGGCAGGGGCCGGACGACCCTGCGCCGCGTGCATACCTGCTCGAGCTGAACACCCGGATCTCCGGCGGGCTGTTCCAGACCGCGCTCGCCGGGGTGAACCTGCCCTGGGCCGCGGTCCGGCTCGCCCTCGGCGAGGACGTCGAGCCGTTGCGTCCACGGTTCGGCGCCGGGTTCACCACCGTGGCGGCGCTCGTCGCGCTGCCGTGA
- a CDS encoding response regulator codes for MTESIRVFLLDDHEVVRRGIGDLLQAEGDITVVGEAGSYAEAMARIPAVRPDVAILDARLPDGSGIDVCRDIRSAMPDVRCLILTSYDDDDAIFAAVMAGASGYLLKEIRGSSLVDAVRQIAGGRSLLDPNVTERLLARIRKGAPVDERLASLTEREREILDLIAEGLTNRQIGERLFLAEKTVKNYVSGLLAKLGMQRRTQAAVYGADLRHP; via the coding sequence ATGACCGAATCGATTCGCGTATTCCTGCTCGACGATCACGAGGTCGTCCGGCGTGGTATCGGCGACCTGTTGCAGGCCGAGGGTGACATCACGGTTGTCGGCGAGGCGGGTAGCTACGCCGAGGCGATGGCGCGCATCCCCGCGGTGCGACCGGACGTCGCGATCCTCGACGCCCGGCTGCCCGACGGCAGCGGCATCGACGTGTGTCGCGACATCCGCTCGGCGATGCCGGACGTCCGCTGCCTGATCCTCACCTCGTACGACGACGACGACGCGATCTTCGCGGCGGTGATGGCCGGCGCGTCCGGCTACCTGCTGAAGGAGATCCGGGGCTCCTCGCTGGTCGACGCGGTGCGCCAGATCGCCGGGGGCAGGTCGCTGCTGGACCCGAACGTCACCGAGCGGCTGCTCGCCCGCATCCGCAAGGGCGCGCCGGTCGACGAGCGGCTGGCCTCGCTCACCGAGCGCGAGCGCGAGATCCTCGACCTGATCGCCGAGGGCCTGACCAACCGGCAGATCGGTGAGCGGCTGTTCCTGGCCGAGAAGACGGTGAAGAACTACGTTTCCGGGCTGCTCGCCAAGCTCGGCATGCAGCGCCGCACCCAGGCCGCCGTCTACGGCGCGGACCTGCGGCACCCGTGA